Genomic DNA from Telopea speciosissima isolate NSW1024214 ecotype Mountain lineage chromosome 2, Tspe_v1, whole genome shotgun sequence:
attttttttcccatttctgTGGGGTTACTTTGGAATTATGTTTCCATATTTATACTTGCATTTATTTCTAAATTTTGCCTTTTTTGGGTTGCTTTTTTttgtggctgtgacttggagaATCTAAAACTGAGGCATTCTATTTAAGTGGTTTCGATAAGTTGGGTTTCTGTCCATTGCTTTTATGTCCCACGGCAACTTTCAAATTCCTTATTTGGGAATTTTGAAAAGGGCAGTTTTGATTCTTCTGTATAGTTGCATTTTATTGCTTTTGATCCTCATTCTTCTATTATAATGTAGGTTTTGGCACGCAGACCTTTTACTGTTTTTAGTTTTATAGTTTGGTACAATTATTTTTTGTCATGATTACGCTCTTGTACTGTGAGAGGTCTTGCTTTATTTATGCTGGTTTTTCATTTACTCATCTTTTCTTGTTTCCAGAGTAACTACTGTCTGCCGGCCCGTGAATCACTGTGTCTCCAAGTGGAATATGGAAGGTGATCTCCTCCCTCTGGGACAGCAGAGGAAATCCATGGGGTGAGTGGCAActctgtgtgtttgtgtgtgtgtgtctttcTTATTTCAGCTTGCTCATTAGTTTCTGCTAAATGTTCTGatagaaaaataggaaaaaatgaaGCTGTATTTGTTTGTCAAATTCAGTAGGGCTTATACTGTTATACATGCTTGACTTGATATACAGGCCTGACCACGAGCTTGTAGAGCTCTTGTGGAGAAATGGGCCAGTAGTGTTACAAAGCCGAACAAATAGAAAACCATGTCTCATTGCTAATGAGTCTAAACAAGTTCAAAAGACTGATCAATCGATGCTCAAGGGAAATGGGGCTTTTGGAAATTCAAGTAATTTGACTCAAGAAGATGATACGGCATCGTGGATCCAATACCCACTTGAAGATTCTCTGGAAAAGGACTTCTATGATTTCCTCTATGAGTTTCCAACTACCAATCCCCCTGAGGTTTATAAGCCATTCAAGCAATTTGAATATGTTAAATTTGGTGTGGCTGAGGAGAAGAATGTGGTGGTCACTAATAGTTCACTGAGATCACAACCAcccattttcaaacaatcaaatGACCCTTGTTTATCTGAAAATCAAATGCCTCCTCCAAGATTGCAAGTTCCTGCTTCAACCCAGCAAGATCCTAACTTGGATGAGATTGGAAGAGTTGTAAACTTTCCCCATTTTTCAAAGCCAATCAAGACTGCCTTAGGATCGGTAAAAGGATTAATTGGAGAGCAAGGACGGGAAAATGTGACAAGGGGTGAGGTTGGAGACTCCTCAGCCATGACTATTGGTTCAAGCCACTGCAGCAGCAACCATATTGCAACTGAGGCTAATTTGAGTCGAGTTTCCACTAAAGGAGTTTGCGTGACTGGCATATTGCCTGGACCAGCCAAAGGGAATGTTAGAAAAGTGTTTGCTAAGTGTGAGAGAGCACTAACTGGTTCCCTTGAGCCAACTGTTACTTCGTCTTCCGGTGGATCTGGGAGCAGTTTTGGAAGAGCAGGCAAACAGTCTAGTAGCACTCCTAGTAACAAGAGAAAGAGCAGAGATGCTGATGAATCTGAGTGCCTAAGTGAGGTAAAATCCCATTCCAATTATATAACTCTTGTTTATATGCATTTCAACATAGTTGAATTGCTGAGCTAATGGTATCATTTATATCATGCAGGAAGCAGAATTTGAATCAGCTGAGGCAAATAAGGCAGTTCAAAGAACTGGGTCTTCTCGCAAGAGCCGTGCTGCTGAGGTCCATAATCTGTCAGAGAGAGTAAGTTCAAATGAATAGCCTGTAAGTTTCTTTTGGCTGACTATATGAATAGCATTCTTATGGTATCTCTTTTATATGCAGAGGAGGAGGGACAGAATCAATGAGAAGATGAGGGCACTTCAAGAGCTTATACCACACTGTAACAAGGTCTGCTTTTCCGCTCTGGTTTTTTTGTCTAATTTCTCACAATAGCAAGAGCTATACCTGCTTGAAAGAATAAGTGTTCGATTGGTGGATTTAGCTGAAGCTCAATCTCAATTGGTGGCGTTTTCTGTTTCATCACTGTGCCTTTGAGTTGAAACCCTTCAAACCTTCAAGGGATTTTACAAATCTTTGGCATTGGCACCAGAACTGATGCAACTACCCTTCCTCTGGTCATGGAACCATCAGTGCAACACTGAAGCAATATGCTGGAGTTCAGTCCCAGTAACCATAGCAAGAATATTTTGTATTTTGTCAGAGTTGTCAAGTTTAGGGAGTCCTTAGTGTTGAATATGAAGTTTTGGCTCAAGGCTCAAGTCATCCCACATACACATCCATTACAGCAGGagtaaatggaataatttctgCAATTTTAAAGTTGCTGATGTGATCAAAGATGCGAAAGAGAATTAAAAGTAAATTATACATTTTGTTACAACTTCTGAATATGTGCCACTCTATCATGCTCCCTGTCAAGGTTGTCACCTAGGCGACctgggccttttttttttaaatgggcgccttgttggtgttgccttagTTTTGGACCCCACTCGACCACCTTGGTTCGCCTAGTGCTTTGAAAACTATGCTCCCTGTTGTCATAAGATCCTTATTTGATTACTTTGATGCTGAATTAATACTCATTCTACAGTCGGACAAAGCATCCATGCTAGATGAGGCGATCGAGTACTTGAAGTCACTTCAGTTACAAGTTCAGGTTAGAAACTTGGGGCCTCATAACAACATCCATTCTCATTCTTTCCTCTCAAAATTTCAAAAGATTAATGTTTATATATAATGTATGAATGAATTGAGAAGACACACTGAACATTCAGAGCACGATTTTAGTATACAGTATCGGCAGCCATATCAGTCACTGACGATGCTGATACCAATATGGATCGACCGTATCGGTCCATATCGGGCCGATAtgggattgaaaaaaaaaaacaacttaccTACAATCATTTCATTTTAGTCAATTCACAGATACCATGTCAGTCtagtatcggtattggtcacCGCAGATACCACTACAGATCCGCTGATACGATATCAATACCCAAATCCCTTTTCCAGAGCTATTCTCATTGTTAACTTGTACTTTTAGttaagtacttttttttttttcatgtctGTCTGTATTAGTTAATGTGGATGGGGAGCGGAATGGCACCAATGATGTTTCCTGGTGTCCAACACTACATGTCACGAATGGGTATGGGAATGGGTCCACCTTCCTTGCTCTCTATGCACAGTCCAATGCAATTGCCAAGGGTCCCAATAGTTGATCAAGCAATATCTGCATCTCCCACACCAAACCAATCAGTGATGTGCCAACCCCAAGTCTTGAATCCAATTACTTTCCAAAACCAGATGCAAAATTCTAATTTCCCTGAACAGTATGCATACTACATGGGCTTCCACCAGCACATGCAACCTGCACCTCAGGTCTGTagtcttatatttttttctctgaGATGTTTGTTTTGGTCTCTTGAATCCAATTAATTTCCAAAGCCAGATGCAAATTCTAACTCCCCTGATTATCTCCTTGATTTGTCTTCACAGTCAATGAATATGTTTGGATATGGTTCTCAAGTGGTGCCCCCAGGCCATAAAATGGTTCCTCCCATCACTAGTGGTGGACCCTGCAATGGAGGAATTCCAATCAACAATATTCAAAGCCACAAACTTGGTAAGactatttccttttcttatatataatattaaaagtTGTGGAACTAATATTCTTAAGGAGAATTTTGAGTCAGCATATTTAGATGTTTAATGGATAAGGCATCAGTTTGGATGAAATCATACCTATCtttaagttgaagttggataCTTTTGTAAATGGATGCTTTTCCTTGAAGACTTGAGTTCTTAAGCTGTTATCATGGAGCAAGaatatttgtttaaaaaaaatggaattacaAAGACCTAACCACTTGTTTGCCTTTCCACCCTGTACCTTTAGGAGAACTGAAATGTTTGTGCTCAATACCTCACTCCTGAAGGGGAGATGTGGATCTTATGGTAGGGAATAGGTCTCATGGCTGGAAGCACTGTATATGTGGCTAGTCATGAAGATCCCTCACTTTATTGGCCACATATTTCCTTTACAATTCACATTGCTGGTAAATTTTTCCATGTAGGAGCGAAAACAAACGTGACACGTGGGAGAAAGTAAGAAACCATTGcctatattatataattttgCTCTTTTTTAGTCATTTAAAAACCTGTCTTATTATTTGGTCTCATTCTAAGAAATGCTCAAATACAAACCTCTATAATGACTATCATCTGTGACGTTAACAGGTTAACCTCCGATAATTCATTTTTATCGTGATGCTAATGGTCCCCACAGTGAACAGAACACACCCGCCATGAGAACTTGAAGACATCAAGGCTTCCTCTAGGTCCTTCTGCATCCAGGGACCAATTGGAGCAATTAAATCGTTTGTCATGGTGGAGACAATTACTGAACTTCCATGATTATGACTTATGACTGCAAGAGTTGTGGTGAAGGGTCTCATACGTACATATCATCAATTAAATGGTGACAGAGAAGTCTTTGGACTATTTCAATCAAGCATTCAAGCTTCAAATCTGAGCTGTAAATTGATCTCTGGTTCAATTATCATAATGATCCCCCACTGAAATTTTGGAAAGAGATTCATGTTATTGTTTTGTATGAAAGTCTCAGTATGGGGCAATGTACAAAATTTGTAGCTGTTTCTAATATATGAGCACCTGGTCCTCTCTCTCAAACCTCTGGTTTTTTCTTAGtgtatttgattttcttattccatggaaccctttttgttttttttttttttttggggggggggggtggggagggggagtTTTCTCAGTAATCCATGCTGTTCAAATGATCCATCTCAGCTATGAAATTTATTAGTTAAAAAATGACAGATATGGATGATTTTTAGCCATTTTCTAACCTTCTTTGGAAGGTCAGAACGTAACATAACTGCCATACAGAAGGAGTGTCTTTTGCAAATGTTTGGAACTGATCCTTAGCAGATCACAATTTGTGATGTGGTTGTGTAGGATGTCTTTCAGCTTCAGCCATGAGTCTGTGACATCCAATAATGGCCAATGCCTTTGTTgtaccttctatttctagtttGGTTATATAGCTTGATCTAGGAAAAAGAGATACACTCTCAACTTAAAAGTAtcccttaaaaataaaaaaccaatctCCAGAAGGAATTTACAGAGATTATTTTCCAATCCTTCTTATAATCTGCATTTGTAATGCAAAATAGTGAATATTTATCAAACACTTATTTTAGTCTCATTAGTATCTCTGCAACAACAAAGTGATAAACATTATACAAAAATCTTTTGTCTTGGATCATACTTGAATTATTTTGCTAGTTGGCAGTGGTCCCTTgataattattaaatataaagcTAGCCAGCTACCTATTGATCTTGTGATATTTTGATTCTAGTTCACCCCACTTGTCCACAAGCAAAGACATGAACATGGATAAACTTCAattcttattttaattcaaaaaaaat
This window encodes:
- the LOC122650266 gene encoding transcription factor PIF4-like, producing MEGDLLPLGQQRKSMGPDHELVELLWRNGPVVLQSRTNRKPCLIANESKQVQKTDQSMLKGNGAFGNSSNLTQEDDTASWIQYPLEDSLEKDFYDFLYEFPTTNPPEVYKPFKQFEYVKFGVAEEKNVVVTNSSLRSQPPIFKQSNDPCLSENQMPPPRLQVPASTQQDPNLDEIGRVVNFPHFSKPIKTALGSVKGLIGEQGRENVTRGEVGDSSAMTIGSSHCSSNHIATEANLSRVSTKGVCVTGILPGPAKGNVRKVFAKCERALTGSLEPTVTSSSGGSGSSFGRAGKQSSSTPSNKRKSRDADESECLSEEAEFESAEANKAVQRTGSSRKSRAAEVHNLSERRRRDRINEKMRALQELIPHCNKSDKASMLDEAIEYLKSLQLQVQLMWMGSGMAPMMFPGVQHYMSRMGMGMGPPSLLSMHSPMQLPRVPIVDQAISASPTPNQSVMCQPQVLNPITFQNQMQNSNFPEQYAYYMGFHQHMQPAPQSMNMFGYGSQVVPPGHKMVPPITSGGPCNGGIPINNIQSHKLG